A DNA window from Zonotrichia leucophrys gambelii isolate GWCS_2022_RI chromosome 15, RI_Zleu_2.0, whole genome shotgun sequence contains the following coding sequences:
- the MORC2 gene encoding ATPase MORC2 isoform X4 — translation MRIGKDFILFTKKDNTMTCLLLSRTFHEEEGIDEVIVPLPTWNARSHEPLTDNMEKFAIETELIYKYSPFKSEWEVMDQFNKIRGEKGTLVIIFNLKLMDNGEPELDVTSDPQDIQMAETPPEGTKPERRSFRAYAAVLYIDPRMRIFINGHKVQTKRLSCCLYKPRMYKYTSNRFKTRAEQEVKKAEHLARIAEEKAREAESKARALELRLGGDLTRESRATLRQVQNSAITMRREADVKKRIKDAKQRALKEPKELNFIFGVNIEQRELDGMFIYNCSRLIKMYEKVGPQLEGGMACGGVVGVVDVPYLVLEPTHNKQDFADAKEYRHLLKAMGEHLAQYWKDVAIAQRGIIKFWDEFGYLSANWNQPPSSELRYKRRRAMEIPTTIQCDVCLKWRTLPFQLSSVERNYPDTWVCSMNPDPEQDRCEAAEQKQKVPLGSLKKDLKSNEEKQKQLTEKIRQQQKKLEALQKTTPILSQADLKKLPLEVTTRPSREHTRSQRPRSPPLPDVIKNAPSRPPGSSPPHKSCTQLRKRSSDRPNNSSPKLASMLFKEEASTSRTHHHTVTAGKSNSTLKTLAKPGTSLKSLSGQQSPKSSRETPNPKAAKVPVVRKSASGKCLQASSTRKRASNIPEDGSEEEGEPKKERTKRGKFLAVKEEKDSNEVVVELTDSAGEEELLELKKAQKDKGLHVEVRVNKEWFTGRVTAVERVRHAIRWKVKFDYVPTDTTPRDRWVEKGSEDVRLMKPPSPEYQAPDTQQEEDAVMAEPSTSDCIRIEPDTTGPSSSQETVDLLVQILRNCLRYFLPPSFPISKNELSSMSSEGLLAFPLKEYFKQYEVGLQNLCNSYQTRADARAKASEENLRNLERKLRETEEKLQKLRTNIMALLQKVQEDIDINTDDELDAYIEDLIMKGD, via the exons ATGCGGATTGGGAAGGATTTTATCCTGTTCACAAAGAAAGATAACACCATGACTTGCCTCCTCTTATCACGGACGTTCCATGAGGAAGAAGGCATCGACGAG GTCATTGTTCCCCTACCCACCTGGAACGCACGGAGCCATGAACCCCTGACGGACAACATGGAGAAATTTGCTATTGAGACGGAGCTCATCTACAAGTATTCCCCTTTCAAATCAGAATGGGAAGTGATGGACCAGTTCAATAAGATACGTGGTGAGAAAG GCACTCTGGTGATCATCTTTAACCTCAAACTAATGGATAACGGAGAGCCAGAGCTGGATGTGACTTCTGACCCTCAAGATATTCAGATGGCAGAAACACCCCCAGAGGGAAC CAAGCCGGAGCGCCGCTCCTTTCGTGCCTATGCTGCTGTGCTTTATATCGATCCCAGGATGAGGATCTTCATCAATGGACACAAAGTACAAACCAAACGACTCTCATGCTGCCTCTACAAGCCAAG GATGTACAAATACACTTCAAACCGTTTCAAGACCCGTGCAGAACAAGAGGTGAAGAAAGCAGAGCACTTGGCCAGGATAG CGGAAGAGAAGGCTCGCGAGGCAGAGAGTAAAGCCCGTGCCCTCGAGTTACGTCTCGGAGGGGATCTCACGCGGGAGTCTAGG GCGACATTGCGTCAGGTCCAGAACTCGGCCATCACCATGCGGCGGGAGGCTGACGTTAAGAAAAGGATTAAGGATGCAAAGCAGCG GGCACTGAAGGAGCCCAAGGAGCTGAATTTTATCTTTGGGGTGAACATTGAGCAGCGCGAGCTGGACGGCATGTTCATTTATAACTGCAGTCGGCTGATCAAGATGTATGAGAAGGTGGGCCCACAGCTGGAGGGTGGCAT GGCATGTGGAGGAGTGGTAGGCGTGGTGGATGTGCCCTATTTGGTTCTGGAGCCAACCCATAATAAACAAGACTTTGCTGATGCCAAGGAGTATCGACACTTGCTGAAGGCCATGGGAGAGCATTTGGCTCAGTATTGGAAGGATGTTGCAATAG CCCAGAGAGGTATCATCAAGTTCTGGGATGAATTTGGTTATTTATCAGCAAACTGGAACCAGCCTCCGTCTAGTGAACTGCGTTACAAGCGCAGGAGAGCCATGGAGATCCCCACCACAATTCAGTGCG ATGTCTGTCTGAAGTGGCGGACTCTCCCGTTCCAGCTGAGCTCAGTGGAGAGGAACTACCCTGACACCTGGGTGTGCTCCATGAACCCTGATCCTGAACAAGACAG AtgtgaggctgcagagcagaagcagaaggtACCACTGGGAAGTCTAAAAAAAGACTTGAAATCaaatgaggaaaagcagaaacaacTGACAGAGAAAATCcgccagcagcagaaaaagctggAAGCTCTGCAG AAAACCACTCCAATTCTATCTCAGGCTGACTTAAAGAAACTACCTCTGGAAGTGACTACACGGCCTTCAAGGGAG CACACCCGATCTCAGCGCCCACGATCTCCTCCTTTGCCTGATGTAATCAAGAATGCTCCCAGCAGGCCACCAGGATCTTCACCTCCTCACAAGTCCTGCACTCAGTTGAGAAAAAGGTCTTCAGATCGTCCAAATAACAGCTCCCCCAAGCTAGCAAGCATGCTCTTCAAGGAGGAGGCCAGCACTTCCAGGACACACCATCACACTGTGACAGCTGGGAAGTCTAACAGCACTTTAAAAACTCTTGCCAAGCCAGGTACAAGCCTGAAGTCGCTCTCTGGCCAACAGAGTCCCAAAAGCTCACGTGAGACACCCAATCCAAAAGCAGCCAAGGTGCCAGTAGTAAGGAAATCTGCTTCTGGCAAATGTTTACAG GCTTCCAGCACTCGAAAGAGGGCCTCGAACATCCCAGAGGATGGGTCTGAGGAGGAGGGTGAGCCCAAAAAGGAGAGGACAAAACGAGGAAAATTTTTGGCAGTGAAAGAAGAGAAGGATTCCAATGAGGTGGTGGTGGAG ctcacaGACAGTGCTGGAGAGGAAGAGTTGTTGGAACtgaagaaagcacagaaag ATAAAGGGCTGCACGTGGAAGTGCGTGTGAACAAGGAATGGTTCACAGGCCGTGTCACAGCTGTGGAAAGGGTCAGGCATGCAATCCGGTGGAAGGTGAAGTTTGATTATGTCCCTACAGACACCACACCAAGGGATCGCTG GGTAGAGAAGGGCAGTGAGGATGTAAGGCTTATGAAGCCTCCCTCTCCTGAGTACCAGGCTCCAGACACACAGCAGGAAGAGGACGCAGTCATGGCTGAACCTTCTACCTCGGATTGCATCAGAATTGAGCCTGACACCActggtcccagcagcagccaagaaaCAGTTGACTTACTAGTCCAGATCCTTAG GAATTGTTTGCGATACTTCTTGCCTCCAAGTTTTCCAATCTCCAAGAATGAGCTGAGTTCCATGAGCTCAGAAGGGTTGTTGGCATTTCCCTTG AAAGAGTATTTTAAGCAGTATGAGGTGGGTCTGCAGAATCTGTGCAATTCATATCAGACACGTGCCGATGCCCGGGCCAAAGCCTCTGAGGAAAACCTGCGGAACTTAGAAAGGAAGCTGAGGGAAACAGAGGAGAAACTGCAGAAGTTGAGGACTAATATCATGGCCCTTCTGCAGAAAGTGCAGGAG GACATTGATATTAATACAGATGATGAACTGGATGCATATATTGAGGACTTGATCATGAAAGGTgactga